catgctcAGAAACAGATTAAAACACAGATGAAAATTAAGACATTCATTTGATTCCCCGTCCTTTTTCCCCCCAAAAAGAGTTCTATTAACATGATGATAAGTCAATATGTAACAGATCTAGTTACAAAAAAACTAAGAATGGCTTACCGAAAATCGTTATTACACTTTGCACGCATGCACCAATAAGCAAGAACATGTGCAACCAAATCCTTTCAGAAATTAATCTCTTACAACGACaaatgttgaagaataaaactcataaaattATGCTTATGCACACATGTTGATGTTGGTTATCTAAATTGAAGGAGTCATTCAACAAGATTACGCAGCACAAAGATCAGTTGTCAGCAGTCATTTACGTGATATATAGGCAATTCAACATGTGGTGAATCAAACTAACTCCTACCTAAGATGGTTGTAGTTCTGAATCCTAGACACCCCCAACAAGCTATTTTTGGTGTCCctttgggaagaaaataaagtcagTCCATAGTCAGGCTACTCAAATGTACAGCTACCGGGGTTCTTGGCGCAGTGTTGAAGTAGCAGCAACCTTGGGTATCTGATGATGCTGGTTGCCGTAATTGCGTGAAGTTAAACTCGATCTGGAGTCGATGATGAAGGGGTGTTGACATTACTAAGCCTTTCTTGATATCTTCCTGTAGTTCTCTAATTGGAATTGCTGCCAAGAAACTCTTTATGTACGCTTTGCACGATTCTTTCCCTTGACAAACCACCTCTTCTTCAGGTTCATCTTTCATATGTTCCTCAGGTATTGTAACTGatgtttcttctttggaataTTCCCCTGAGCTGTTTGGCTGAGCACCTGAGTCCAAAGACTCCACTGCTGGAGAAACGGCAGCCTGCTCTTCCATGGGTTTTTCTTCCAATGGTTGTTCGGTATTTGGCAGTTTATAGATGGTTGTATTCCTGTCGAATTTCAGTATGTATGCCTGATTGCATCCCTCATGCAGTCGCTCACCTAGTGTGTCGAAAATAAAATAGGCATCTTTCTCAACCTTGAGGACGAAAAAATGGTCATTCCAACTGACAATGAAAACTTGAGCGTCGGTTTTCAATGAATGGTTAATTTCGTCCCAGATATTGTCAAAGGACATTGCGCCTTGcaaaaaatcaaagtttccacCCACCTTTTCGTCCGGATGAAAAAAGCCGATAAATGACTTCCCAGGAACTACAACAAGATCGCATATTTTCGCTTGGAGAATTGTCTCAAGATCAAAGTGCTTGTCTGGGAACCGTTCCATGTACGCTTCGTTCTCACAAAGTTTTCTCCACTCCAAGGAGCCATCTCTGATCAAGCTATTGAACTGTGATTTTATAGGCATGAGATCAGAATTGGTCTGCAACCAGTGAGCAATAACAGCGACGAGGGCCGTACAAGCACTTTCTCCTGCAGCACGTTCACTTCGCTGATCAATGGAGGCAAAGAAGACTTGTGTCTGAATCTTCATACTTCCATCCCTGCTGACTATTTCTTTCTGCTCCCAAGTGCCGACAGCAAAACTGTCATCGCCAAACTCGGAAACTGGTGATCGGTTTGCGTTTGAGCATTCATCAATTTTATGCCACTGAAGAAAATTAGCCACCACTTAATTAGACTTTGAGTAGAAATATTACTAAGTTGGAATGCATGCAATTGTTGTATTTTACGATAAAATATAATGGCAAATACCGCACATTCCCTAAAGCAAATTGCATCGATATAAAGTTACCCGGAACATGTGGGAGAATAAGAAGGCTTTCGTTAATATAGATGATGGTGTATTCCCAAATGAGGAACAATTTTGTCAATAAATAAAAAGTGCATAATTAGCTGATATAACATCTTTTCTGACTACCGCTGTACCGCATGAAAACAGCACCGAGTCTTCGTACTTAAGCAACCACAAAATAACCAGTAATTTTGGGCTCAAAGAACATCTATTTTTGTGGTTCTTATTTTGCAAGTGaataataaacaaaaaatttcTTACCCCACAAGAGAGTGACTCATCAGAACTCAGTTGCCTTCTATCAAAGTCTATATCATCACCACCTTCTTCTCCATATGCTTTCTTCAGTAATGGCTCGCCTTTAGATTTAGGGGACCTAAAACTCAACTTCCTCTTCTTCCAAGGTAATATACTACGTTTAGAGTTTTGTATTAAGGAAGGCTCGGTAATAATCGATCCTAGTTCATCTTTTAGTGAGCAGCCAACATCTGATCTACGGCGGTTGCTATAGTAAATCCAGTCCTCATCCTCATTGTTGATTCTTGCACTGGAGTAAAATGACACGCCTGCATAATTAGCATATGCCAGCGTGCCATAACTAAATGACTTCCGAAATTTGGGATCCTCCTTGTTTTCCTCGGATTCTCCTTCTACGGATTCTTCAGCGAAGTCAGAATCATATGGGTAAGCAAATTCACCCTCTTCACTCTTGGCAGAGCACCTCCCCTCACTACCCTCATCATCACGGCAAGCTTTTTTGGCTCTTCGAGATGACACGTACTCGGTAAAAATTCTAACCTTTCTGAGACCAGCTTTAAGGGCTGAAACCTCATCTTTCTCCGTGGAAGATTCTCCGGACACTGAAGGGGATGGAACAGGCACAATTGGACTTGAAACCAATTCCAGTGTTTCTTGCGCACTTCTAAGTTCCAACAAGCTGAGAGATATCTGGAATATAGATAAAAATGGGACATAGTCAGAAGTAAGTGTCGGTAAATTAAAACTAAAAAATGATGTTAAATATCAGTTACTCACACAGAGCAAAGGACGATGCTCGACCACAGTTCTAGAAACTGCCAAAGGAATTTTGACTTCAGTCACACAGCCATCAGTCTTTGAAGCACAATCAGCAAGGTTTAAGGTTGCCAAACCAATGACAGAAAACTTGCTCTTCACTCCTTGATTCGGCTCCTGATGCAATGCAAAACGGTTTAAATACTATAAAAATAATCTCTCTAAAGACTACTTTTTCTCACACGATAATTAgtaattcaaaatttctaaaAACATCTGATTCTAGATAATTCAAAACCGATGATGTAGCAGCATAGAGCTAATCTAATTGTAAATGAAGAAAAAGGTAGAAATATTAAAGTAACAACTCAACTGAATGCAATTACGGCtaactaatttttttattaaaaatcatTTGCTTCTTAAGTCATGCATGTTTGGAATTCGAATACGCAGGAAATTGATGTGCTAATCAAAGTGGCAGCAAGTGTTTTCCATCAATGTAAAGTTGCCAatgaaggatctgcaatatggTAATGCATACATAGATCATTCTTCAAGACAAAAATTCAGATGCCAATGGTTTTTTTGTTCGTATAAGTCAAAAGTGTTACCAGTTAACTCAGTTAATTATTTGTCACATGTGACCGTTATCAAGAGAATTAATGTACAATCTAAAGTCCTTACAAGTGTCATTCATTGGTACCTTGTTCTGGACAAAGATCCTTAATCTACAAACAGTTAGCACTGAAGTTGCAGGATTACATGATACACACGGTCGTTGAATCGAACAAACTAAAAGCACAAATCTCCACGCATATCAACATAAAAATGCTCAATGAAGATCATTATCAGAatcaaaaaacataaaaatcacaATGCAAATCCTCAATCTACAACTACTTACACACGGGAATAGCATCTAACACGATCCAATTATAGCCACATAATAACAAGAACATACACTACCAAATAATATGAATAATAAAGGCCCAACAGATTCCCAAAACGGCGGCTAAATGATAACAAAAACCCGTCATGATATAAATCATGGATGTGAAGAGATCACATTTGTAAACCCTTGAATTGATTGAAAAGAGATCACCATTTAGGGAGTGCATTCGACTTCAGTAAATGAAACTTCGCAAAGAGTTATTTAGACAGTCAAAAATGAATTTCAACTGACGGGTTTTCAGCAACTGCACTTATAACTCAGGATTAAAGAATCAATTTGTCTGTAAAAATCATAAAGACGTTCTCATACAAGGATGAGTGTTAAGATTGAGAACTCAAGAGTAAAGAATCAATTTGTCTGTAAAAATCATAAAGACGTTCTCATACAAGGATGAGTGATAAGATTGAGAACTCAAGATTAAAGAATCAATTTGTCTGTTAAAATCATAAAGACGTTCTCATACAAGGATGAGTGATAAGATTGAGAACAAACACAGATAAATGGTGCTACCAACAG
This Primulina eburnea isolate SZY01 chromosome 2, ASM2296580v1, whole genome shotgun sequence DNA region includes the following protein-coding sequences:
- the LOC140816959 gene encoding uncharacterized protein; this encodes MVVKMMRWRPWPPLISRKYEVKLIVQRLEGCDWVYEGAEKDNGGLAVEIRWKGPKISLGSFRRTVKRNFTRAEAVKQGQNGGVLVEWDEEFQNVCNFSGYKDSVFHPWEINFTVLHEPNQGVKSKFSVIGLATLNLADCASKTDGCVTEVKIPLAVSRTVVEHRPLLCISLSLLELRSAQETLELVSSPIVPVPSPSVSGESSTEKDEVSALKAGLRKVRIFTEYVSSRRAKKACRDDEGSEGRCSAKSEEGEFAYPYDSDFAEESVEGESEENKEDPKFRKSFSYGTLAYANYAGVSFYSSARINNEDEDWIYYSNRRRSDVGCSLKDELGSIITEPSLIQNSKRSILPWKKRKLSFRSPKSKGEPLLKKAYGEEGGDDIDFDRRQLSSDESLSCGWHKIDECSNANRSPVSEFGDDSFAVGTWEQKEIVSRDGSMKIQTQVFFASIDQRSERAAGESACTALVAVIAHWLQTNSDLMPIKSQFNSLIRDGSLEWRKLCENEAYMERFPDKHFDLETILQAKICDLVVVPGKSFIGFFHPDEKVGGNFDFLQGAMSFDNIWDEINHSLKTDAQVFIVSWNDHFFVLKVEKDAYFIFDTLGERLHEGCNQAYILKFDRNTTIYKLPNTEQPLEEKPMEEQAAVSPAVESLDSGAQPNSSGEYSKEETSVTIPEEHMKDEPEEEVVCQGKESCKAYIKSFLAAIPIRELQEDIKKGLVMSTPLHHRLQIEFNFTQLRQPASSDTQGCCYFNTAPRTPVAVHLSSLTMD